TGATAGGTTCGGATAAAAATGTCAGATTGCGGATTGCGGATTGCGGATTGCGGATTATCTGTGCCGGAAACGGACAAATTCAGTGCGGCGTCGGTTCTTGATAGATCAGCGATCCGCAATCCGCAATCCGCAATCAAAGCGTCCTTTGCATTTAGCAGCAGATTTAGGACTACTTGCTGCAGCTGATCTTCGTCGGCGAATACGGTCGGTAGGTCTTCGGCGAGATCGGTTCTGATCTCTAGATCCTGGAACGCCTTGTCGAAGCTCGCTAATCGCAACGCAGTTTTTACGACGGCGTTTATATCGACATCCGTTTTTGCGGCCGGTCTGGACCTGGCGAAGTTGGTCATGTCTTTAGTGACCTGCGTTATTCGCTGGATCTGTTCGGCGATCATATTGAGTTTTTCGCGGGTTTCTGGCGAGTGGCCTTCCTGGGCTCGCATCATTTGCACGAGGGACGAGATCGATGCGAGCGGATTGTTGACCTCGTGGGCGACTCCGGCCGCGAGCGTGCCCATCGCGGCGAGCTTTTCGGCGTGGATGAGCTGGTCGTTGAGGCGTTGGAGTTCGGTAATGTCGGATGCCATCTTGCGGCTCATTTCGTTGAACGAATCCGCGAGCAGGCCGATCTCATCATTACTCTTGCGCAGGTCGACCTCGGTTCCGTAGGCACCTTTTGTCACTTCGACCGCCGCCAGCGTGATGCGTTGGAGGGGACGGGAGACCGTCCTCAGAACAAGCAGCAACAGCAGTAGATTCGGCACAAGGGCTGAGATCACGCTGAAGACCAGATATCGCCGCCAGGCTTCGTAATCCATCCCGTTGCGAAACGCCCACCAGACGATCGGCACTTGAAAAAGGGCGAAGCTCACGATGGCGACCGTCGCAATTGTGAGAGCAACCTTGTACGTGATCGGGAAGAGGCGGAATTGATTTAGTGCCGTTTGAAGTGAAAAGAGCCGGAAATTCAGGATCGCGTACGCATAGATCAGTACGCCTGGAAGCACAAAGATCGCACTCAGCGGCAGCAGATCGTAGTTGCCGAAAAAGGGAAGTGCGAGATTTGCGAGCGTCTTGAGGACCCCTGTGATCGCGAGGCCCCAGATTATCGCACCGACCTGCTGGCCTTGCTGAGTGCCTTTGTATCTGCGGTATTTACGGAACAATACCACCGCGCCGAAAACAAAGACGAAATAGATATACGCGACAAACGCATACGCCAACGGAGACAGGTCGATGATAAACCGGCCGTCCTGAAAACCGACCTTTTCCCAGAGCAATCCAAAAAGTGCGGCGGGAATCAGGACAATGCCGGGTGCAAACAGGATCGCTGCCAGGCGACGCGGCGTCCGGGCGTTTTCGGGGAAAACCCAGGCGAAAACGACCATCGCATACTGCATTAAAAGTGCGGTTATAAAACTCGCTGACGCCCACCAGCCAGCCGTGGTGTTTCGCGGGTAAAAGCTCCAGAAGATGAGGTCTTTTGTGGTCCAGATCGCCAGAAAAGCAATGAACGCGGCGAAGGTCTGATTCGCACGCTTGCGCGGATCTGCCACGAACACGTAAAAGCCGAGTGCGACGAGCAGAAACAGAGCAAATAGATGGAGAACCACCAGCATTGCCTAAATCTTACGGTTTACCGACCTGAGAACAAAATTACACGCTCCCAATGTAACTG
This sequence is a window from Acidobacteriota bacterium. Protein-coding genes within it:
- a CDS encoding HAMP domain-containing protein; the encoded protein is MLVVLHLFALFLLVALGFYVFVADPRKRANQTFAAFIAFLAIWTTKDLIFWSFYPRNTTAGWWASASFITALLMQYAMVVFAWVFPENARTPRRLAAILFAPGIVLIPAALFGLLWEKVGFQDGRFIIDLSPLAYAFVAYIYFVFVFGAVVLFRKYRRYKGTQQGQQVGAIIWGLAITGVLKTLANLALPFFGNYDLLPLSAIFVLPGVLIYAYAILNFRLFSLQTALNQFRLFPITYKVALTIATVAIVSFALFQVPIVWWAFRNGMDYEAWRRYLVFSVISALVPNLLLLLLVLRTVSRPLQRITLAAVEVTKGAYGTEVDLRKSNDEIGLLADSFNEMSRKMASDITELQRLNDQLIHAEKLAAMGTLAAGVAHEVNNPLASISSLVQMMRAQEGHSPETREKLNMIAEQIQRITQVTKDMTNFARSRPAAKTDVDINAVVKTALRLASFDKAFQDLEIRTDLAEDLPTVFADEDQLQQVVLNLLLNAKDALIADCGLRIADLSRTDAALNLSVSGTDNPQSAIRNPQSDIFIRTYQSNTDVVIAISDTGTGIDAAVVGQIFDPFYTTKPAGRGTGLGLAVCYGIVTAHGGRIEVTQNQPAGTTFTVSLPANT